The DNA window ATATTCAGTAAAAATTCAAAGTGGGTCTCTCGAGATATTCTCATAAATCCTTTCCCAACCTCTCCAACAGATGGTGTCATTCCCTACCCCTCAGACCTCCAATGTTTCAACTGTACAGCCAGGAGAAACTCAATTCCTAACCGCTAGCTCCTAGCTCCACCTCCTCTCTATGAGACCCTTGTCAACTTCCAAGCCCCAGACTCATCCATAAGTGAACCACACGATCCCCCAAAGGACCTTGTATGGGTGAAAATTAGCATTTTTTTGTGTTTCCCAATGTATGTTCATTGAATTATCACACAATCCCAGAGGAATAAGCTACATTAGTTtacagagggagaaacagagacacataaaAAAACCAAATCCCAATCCATGAAGTAAGCAGCCAGGTCCATTATCAGAGATGACTCTCTTCCCTTTATGGTACATGTTCTACAAAGCTGTCCCCAAAGCTGGCTACACTGTGTGTTCTCTAGTTACCGTTTCATTTGCTCTTTAAGCTCTGTGAGTCAGGCTTATTCAGTTTAGGGCCACACACACTATTTGTGCCCTGTAGGTATCCATAAATAGTTTTGAGAGAATGCTACCTGTTATCAAATTTAAAAGTCTCATGATCATATTTCTCGAAGCAGGACTGGCTTGTTTTCATTCACGTTCTTGTGACTCCCTCTCCTTGAGAGTTTAGTAAAATGAAGCATGTTGCCTGTTATCGAATGGTTAAGCTtttatcagaaagaagaaaatgacagaCTACTTTAACAGAAAGTCTTAACACTGCCCAGCCGTCTAAGCCACGTGCTTTACACCGCCAGGTGGTGATGTGTTTGCTTTGGCGGATGATGGGGCATCTGTGCTATTCGAGGCAGCAGGAGGTGGAAACCCTGATTGCATCTCCCTCTTGCTGAAATACGGAGGAAGTGGCAACGTACCCAACAGAGCGGGGCATCTTCCCATACATCGAGCTGCCTATGAGGGACATTATCTGTAAGTAAGATATCAAGGCGATcactttaagttaaaaaaaaaaaaaacaacaacaacactaagGCGTGTGTACAGTACAATCTCTCGATATGGGATACTCCCCCCAAATCTCCAAGGGAAATAgccacacattttttttatttcgaTGCTTGGAAATGATTTCATAGCTTTTTCACTCTTATTCTATACTCTTGACCTTCACAGAatgaatttttaatattctttttagtAATAAAAAATATTCCTTGTAGAGGAATAAAGTTGTAATTGAGAAATCTTCACCATTTGGCacttctgtatttaaaaaaaaaaagttcaacaaaTGAGTACGAAGTCTCTGAACGTTTTGCCGTTGACCAAGGATTAGAATTTGTAGTCATGCTGTGCTGTACTTCAGCTATTTCCTAGCATTGCAGAGTGTATATGATACTCTAACGATGAGTATATTGTTAAATAGAAAAGATTCATTACATCCTAGACTGAGTGGAATTTTCCACCACAAAATGTTATAAGCAATACAGTAATAGAAGCCTAGAATCGCAACATTAAACTCTCCACCAAACGATGATgattttcagaaattaaaaaataagtcgCACGTTCAAAAACTTTGAGAGAGCTAGGGTTTATTATTTCTGGTAGCCACACGGGCCAAGTTAAGGGACCAGTGACGCATAATTGATGCGAAGTGACATGTTGTTAAAGTTTACCTGGATTTACTCCCAGCGTTCATAAATTCACACATGATAGCTCTGAGTTAGGCACAGGAGATCAAGTTATCCTTGGTTGTGGCTCTCCTGAGTGGCTACATGGTGAGTGAAGTGTGAAATTCACAAGCATTCATCACATGTATTTAGAAACATGAGCTTGGGAACCGTTATTTCATCTGACCAATACAGGTTTGATGGAATACGGAAGGTTCTGCTTTGTGCTAAGAATTCATTGAGAGCTGTATAGGAGACAGGATGTATGTGGGCGATATATACAGGTGGcttaaaaatcaatgaaatagaaacaataagaatCAAAAGATCAAAACTCCATCTCTTCCTTTCACATTGGAAGGTAGGACCTTGGACAAGTCCTGTTCTCCTTAAGCCTTTATATTGTTCATCTTTAAATGAAAGGGTTATGCGTATGCCGTGCAAGTCATTTGCCAAGACTGCATGGTTTCTAGTGGTCAGGGTTATGCAGTGTGCTTCTATGCCATGACTCTTTGGCAATTTGGCAATCACATCTATTGATTTATAAACTTTGTTGTCAAGAGGCAGAAGTGTGGGGAGAGCCCTGAGGACTAAAACCTAGAACGAAACACGGAAGATACAGGATGTTCCCTGGGGATTTTTAGGATGGGAAACTAAATTGAAACTCAACTAAATCCCATTAAATTAAACAGGAGTCTCTTGACTCGCAAAGTTTAAACAAGTCTCACAAAGTTATGTAGAGGAAATATGGAAagctaaacaaagtaaaagcactTGTCTAACGAGACAAGCTTTATTTAgttgtttgattttctttatgCAATGGAGTTAAAGGAGGTTTGTTTTTTCCTCTAGTGCTCTGAAATATCTGATCCCAGTAACATCCAAACACGCAATTGAGAAAAGCGGCCTAACCCCAATTCACTCAGCAGCCGATGGACAAAATGCCCAGTGCCTCGAACTGCTCATTGAAAATGGTTTTGATGTCAACGCCCTGCTCGCCGACCACATTTCCCAGAGCTACGATGACGAGAGAAAGACTGCACTGTATTTTGCGGTCTCTAATAATGATATCCACTGCACTGAAGTCCTTCTGGCTGCAGGGGCAGACCCCAACTTAGATCCCCTCAACTGTCTCCTCGTGGCAGTGAGGGCCAATAGACATGAAATCGTCCGGCTGCTTCTCTCCTATGGGGCTAACGTCAACTGTTACTTTATGCATGTGAATGACACGCGCTTCCCCAGTGCCATTCAGTACGCCCTAAATGATGAGATCATGCTGAGGCTGCTGCTGAACAATGGTTACCAAGTGGAGCTGTGCTTTGACTGCATGCACGGAGACATCTTTGGGAACTCATTTGTGTGGTCAGAGATAGAGGAGGAGGGACTGCCGGGATGGACGTCTTGCGTAATAAAAGATAATCCGGTGAGCTCCTTTCCGTCTTTTTTTTGGATCAGTCCTTCAACTAATTTTTCTCAGGAATCTTtacgttttaattttttttaacccttTAGATTTATTCGTGGACTTCCAAAGTTGATCAGGAGTATGTCGTTTAACGTTTagttatttataaaatatccaaaatttCTTCCTGTTATTCCTAGATATATAGCATTGTGGtcctaaaatataaatgaaatggcTTTAGGATTAATGGTATTAAGTCTTGTTTTATAGCCAAATTATAACCTATTCTGGAGggtattttatattgtaaataaaatacacaaCCTTCCAGTTTAACCCATGAAACGTCACTCAATTAAGGATGTTATGGCACAGAGAATTTAATTTATATACTTCTCATTTTTTGTGTCTTATTACTGTAGACAGATACACATAAAGTGGGCCAGGAAAAAAGGCTATTTCTTTTCTTGGGTTGGAAACAGGGTgtcaaacaattttaaaatgcaattatCCACCTGTACCCACTTGGTAGAATATTGGggctagagagaaaaaaaaaccttctatGTCATGTTCACTGTGATCCCAACAGAAACGTGAAAAATGCATTTAGTACTATCTGTTCAAAGTAATAATAGTTCAAAtggcatttctttttcatttttcatcatAATCATGAATGCTTTCATTCCCATAAAAAGATAATACCAATTATATGTTTAATATACTAAAGTACCACTAAATTACCTGTTGTCATTTTTCTCAGTTCTGTGAGTTCATTACAGTTCCATGGATGAAGCACTTGGTGGGCAACATTGTCCGCATACTGATAGATTACATGGATTATGTCCCTCTGTGTGCAAAACTGAAGTCCGTGCTAGAAGTACAGAGAGAATGGCCGGAAATCCGCCAAATAATAGGTAAAAACAAATATTTCCTTTACTTTAAATTTGTATttgcttattgtgtgtgtgtgtgtgtgtgtgtgtgtgcgcgtgtgtgttgtGAATGTGACGAGTGAGTTTTTCCTATCCTTAGAGACGCTTATGACGCAATGACCATACTAGTTTTGAGCGTCCCTCTCGCACGGAATTTGGTGTGGAAATGCCAATTCCTACAAAAAGGAGTGACAACTGATGGGAGGAACTTTGTGAGACTGAACCTGGAGCATCTGCTCATATCAGGGAGCCAAGAAACTCGGTGACTATCAGAACCGGGTCAGAAGAGTCCATGAGCCATCCTAACGAGACTCTCAGTGGCCGAACAGGACCATTCAAGTTTCAAAAACACAGTTGTTTCAATGAGTATTATTAATATATCCAAAGTGTCTAAATACATGACACCTTAAAACCTGATCATTTCGAAGGGTTAATAGAGAATCGACTTACCTTCAAATTCGTTAAAAACACGTAAGCCTTTTTTCCTGCCTTGTTTATATGAAATGTCACAAGTAACCGAAAATAGATGAGCGACAAATCTCTTCATGAAGTATCTTAGTGAATGAAAACTTATGTAACTATCATTTTATACCTTGAATAAACAAATGGATATGCTTGTTAAACCTTGGCTATTGCCAGTGTCATATCCATATCGTGGAGGTCCCAGAGGAGAGAAAATCACTGGCCGAACAGATCAGACATAAGTAGGATCAAGCTCTGGACTCAACTACTAGCTTTCAAAACAGTGGAGGAGACAATGGGACACGGAGCTAC is part of the Rattus norvegicus strain BN/NHsdMcwi chromosome 4, GRCr8, whole genome shotgun sequence genome and encodes:
- the Asb15 gene encoding ankyrin repeat and SOCS box protein 15 isoform X2, with protein sequence MRNTHVHDVDPQEPYAFSWLLEGGNNTYMDIHDDPNDEHLASYDIQLCIQESIEASQAVFHPERSVQLSDQNRKLVEAIRQGHIFELQEYVLHKYALEEADEKGWFPLHEAVVQPIQQILETVLDASYKTLWEFKTCDGETPLTLAIKAGLVENVKTLLEKGVWPNTKNDKGETPLLIGGDVFALADDGASVLFEAAGGGNPDCISLLLKYGGSGNVPNRAGHLPIHRAAYEGHYLALKYLIPVTSKHAIEKSGLTPIHSAADGQNAQCLELLIENGFDVNALLADHISQSYDDERKTALYFAVSNNDIHCTEVLLAAGADPNLDPLNCLLVAVRANRHEIVRLLLSYGANVNCYFMHVNDTRFPSAIQYALNDEIMLRLLLNNGYQVELCFDCMHGDIFGNSFVWSEIEEEGLPGWTSCVIKDNPFCEFITVPWMKHLVGNIVRILIDYMDYVPLCAKLKSVLEVQREWPEIRQIIENPCSLKHLCRLKIRRAMGLQRLCQPASMEKLPLPAALQRYLLFKEYDLYGQ